In Bacillus carboniphilus, the sequence CAAATTCCTATTATAGAAGAAATGGGGGTGGGTCTCAATGATTATGGGTGGGGATTTTGGGGTGTATTTCCATTTTATGGAGTGTGTCATTTTACCAATTTTTTCGACATTTACATTTTCATTTGTTCCGTAGGGAACTCGAACAGGCTTTGGTCGCTGTTGTTGTATTGAGGTTGGAGTGGTGAGGAGTGTTTCTGAGTTCTTTTTATTGGATTTTTGAGGGTAATAGATGGAGAAAGGGAATGGAAGATGCATTGGACAGAATCCAGTACTGATTCTCTAGAAGCGCGTTCTGTATTAGAATCAATTGAAGAAGATTACCTTGATGGTAGTATTTCTTCATGTGAGTTAACTGAGTCGGTTAATTATGGAATGCTTCATGTACGTTGAGTTTGGTAAGGATGAATTAGATAGATAGTGGATTAGTTTGAAGAGGTTTTTTTGGGGGATAGTTCAAGCTCAGAGGTTAACTCTGAGCTTGATTTGTGTGGTTGTAGAAAGTGACTGATGGCCTTCTTCTATAAGTCTTAATTGTTTTGAGTCTTTTTGTTGAGTGAGGCGGGACACTGAAACCTGTCCCTGGTGTCCCGTGTCAGTCCGTGAGCCAAGTTGGTTTTCTTTTGAAGCCGATGTGATAGGTAGTGGATTGTTGGATGACTTGGTGCTCGCCGATTCGGATGACTTGGAAGTCTTTTTCTTGGCCGATGATGATTCCTTTTGGGTGCTCGGATAGGCAGCGGTTTAAGAGTTGGATTTGTTTTTCGATTTCGGTGTCGTCTTTTGGATTAGATGGGTTTGTGTTGCCGATTGTTATTCTTTTTATAAAAGTGATATCGGTTAGATCGTTCATGTTTGTTCCCTCCCTCTCCTACTTTATTCGCGGTTGGAGGATGGTAGTCCTACTTTGTTTAGTACTTTTTTACTTTGAAGGGGTGAAAGTGGTTCGAATGGGGTGATTTTGGTGTGGTTGATTTAGGACTATTTGATCGGTACTGGTAATTAGTTACCAGTTGGCGATGTGGACGAGTTGTGTCATTTTTACCAATTTTTACAATATTTACATTATTCTGTTGATTTCGTATTTGCGTAATTATATAGTGGTGACATCCCAAAGAAAGAGGAGGGTTGTCACATGAAAATTAAAGTGCGTAAGAATGAGAAGTTAACTCCAACTGCTAATGTTTATGGTGGGTAATGATGAGCGTGTATCCTACTGTGAAAGGGGGTTACCTCGATGAAGATTAAAGTACGTAAGAATGAGAAGCTTACTCCTACTGCTAATGTTTATGGCGGGTAATGGATATTTCTAATCACTTCTATTAGGGAAGTGGGACACTGAAACCTGTCCCCCCTGTCCCATCGGACGCTGAAATCTGTCCCTTGAAAGGAGGATTTGTGATGAAGATTAAAGTGCGCAAAAACGAGAAATTAACTCCAACAGTTATTCCATACGGCGGATAATCTACTAAACTACTGAATTTTACACATCAAAAAGGAAAGCGTAGCAGTTCAACTGTTTACGCAGCATCAGCTTACATTTTTCATTATATAAACAGAGGGTGACGGTTCTTGAGGTGTTTCCCCTCCCACATATTCTTACATATTGTGTGTTTGGGTGGGGGGTTAGCCCTCCAGTTGTCACCCTCTTTTTTTATTACATATAGACTTATTCCAAGGAGGATTAGTATGAATCCAGAGTTTAAGAAAACGTTTCGGCCTGTTATCCAGAAACCTGGGGCCATTGAAGTGGCGAACGGGAAAAATACGATTGAACTGGATGATGAGGATGGAAAGCTATATGCTTTGTTGAATTTATTAGACGGGAGTCGGTCGGTTACAGAGATTGCGCGGACTCTTGACATTCCACTGTCTGACATGATGGAGGCGTTAGAAGCATTGAACGAGCTTGGCTTCTTAGAATACAACTCCGCCCCATCCACCTATTCCCCTACTGAGCTTGAACGGTATCAAGCAAATCTTAATTACTTCTCAGGGTTTGCCTCTCTCCAAAAAAGTAAGTTTTCATATCAAGATGCATTGCGGGATGCGAAGGTAGCGGTCCTAGGATTGGGAGGCGGCTGTTTGACGGCCACCTATTTGGCTGGACTCGGAGTCGGTGAGATTGTTGGGGTTGATTTTGATACGATTTCGCGGACGAATTTGAACCGGCAGTTTTTGTATTGTGAGGATGATGTTGGGCGTTTGAAGTCTGAGGTAGCAGAGGAAAAGATTCGTCGGGTGAATCCTGAGGTAAAGGTGACGATGGTGAACAGGGAGATTCGTGGTTTCGAAGACTTGTTGGATATTTTAGAGGGCTGCGATGTCGCGGTTAGCATGATGGATCAGCCTGCTTTGATTAGTCACCGTTGGGTGAATGCGGCTTGCGTGAAGCTTGGTATTCCATATTATCGAGGAGGTTTTAGTAACCATTCGATGATTTGGGAGCGTTTTACGCCTGGCGGGGATGAACCTTGCTACGATTGTAAGTTGATAGATTTGTTGCAGAAGGGTCAGGAGGATGCGGTTTATCGGTTGAAGACCAATTACGGGCGGATTTTTTCAGGGGTGAATACGGGATTTGCTCCGAATGTGTCGATTTTGACTGGGTTGTATATTGCGGATGTTGTAAAATACATAACTGGTCATGCCCAACTATCTAAGCCGTTTATTGAGATGGATACGGCGACGATGGAGATGGTGTTGTCGGATCATGATTGTGAGAAGAAGGCTTGTTGCCCTACTTGCGGGGCTGGGGCTGGAGCTGAGTTGGATCGGATGGTTGGCTTGGATGAGTTGATTGAGATTGGATTGAGTGCGGAGGTTTTAGTTGATGAGCTTTGAGTTGAGTTTGAAGTCTGTGGTGGATTGTCGGCATTTGAGTGTGCAGCCGGATGGAGATGAGTTTTCTGTTGGCGATCCCTATTTGGGTGAGTTTATTCGGGTGCCTGAGGTTGCGGTTGATGTCGTGCGGTTGTTTGATGGGCGGCGGACGGTTGAGGATGTACATAGGTTGATGCTGGAGAAGTATGAAGAAGAAGTGGACGTGTTGGATTTTGCGGTGACACTGCTTGAGTGTGATTTGATTTATAGTGTGGATGGTGCGGTGGTGCATCCGGAGGTTCGGCGCGAGGCTAGTGAAGGTCTGTATAGGTTGGGGCGGTTTTTTTATAGCCGTGTGATGATGGGTGTGTATGTGGTGGCTGCTGTGGTCGCGGTGGTGATGATGGTTATGCGACCGGAGTTGTTTCCGGCGTTTCGAGATGTGTTTGTGTATGAGTCAGTTGGGTTTAGTGCGTTGAATATTTTGGTTGTGACGGCTGCGTTGACGGTGTTGCACGAGGTTGGGCATTTGTTGGCGGCGTCGGCTTGTAGGGTGAATTCTCGGATTCGGTTGAATTTGCGGTTGATTTTTTTGGTGGCGGAGACGGATATGACCGGGTTGTGGGGCGTGGAGAAGAAGAAGCGCTATGTACCATTTATGGCCGGGATGATGTGGGATGGTTTGGTGATTGCGGTGTGTTTGGGGGTTCAGTGGTTTGGTGTTGGAGGTCCGGTGGTTGAGGCGTATGCCGCGATGGTTGTGTTCATTTGTATGATGAATGTGTTGTGGCAGTTTGTTGTGTTTTTCCGGACAGATCTGTATTTTGTGTTGAGTAATTGGAAGAATACGTCTGCGTTGCATCAGCATAGTATGTTGTATTTGCGGCGTAGGGTGTTGGGCAAGCAGGAGGATGCGTGGGATGAGTTGCCGGAGCATGAACGGAAGAATGCGACTTGGTTTGGGATGTTGTATGGCGTGGGTGCTGTGGTGGCGATTGGCGTGT encodes:
- a CDS encoding PqqD family protein; this translates as MSFELSLKSVVDCRHLSVQPDGDEFSVGDPYLGEFIRVPEVAVDVVRLFDGRRTVEDVHRLMLEKYEEEVDVLDFAVTLLECDLIYSVDGAVVHPEVRREASEGLYRLGRFFYSRVMMGVYVVAAVVAVVMMVMRPELFPAFRDVFVYESVGFSALNILVVTAALTVLHEVGHLLAASACRVNSRIRLNLRLIFLVAETDMTGLWGVEKKKRYVPFMAGMMWDGLVIAVCLGVQWFGVGGPVVEAYAAMVVFICMMNVLWQFVVFFRTDLYFVLSNWKNTSALHQHSMLYLRRRVLGKQEDAWDELPEHERKNATWFGMLYGVGAVVAIGVFAYFQIPPLVYGVNLAVGNMIGHPVGSFVFWDGAIVLMVLAVNGVLWLLGLRTNVRERRRMREQQGAVA
- a CDS encoding ThiF family adenylyltransferase, with the translated sequence MNPEFKKTFRPVIQKPGAIEVANGKNTIELDDEDGKLYALLNLLDGSRSVTEIARTLDIPLSDMMEALEALNELGFLEYNSAPSTYSPTELERYQANLNYFSGFASLQKSKFSYQDALRDAKVAVLGLGGGCLTATYLAGLGVGEIVGVDFDTISRTNLNRQFLYCEDDVGRLKSEVAEEKIRRVNPEVKVTMVNREIRGFEDLLDILEGCDVAVSMMDQPALISHRWVNAACVKLGIPYYRGGFSNHSMIWERFTPGGDEPCYDCKLIDLLQKGQEDAVYRLKTNYGRIFSGVNTGFAPNVSILTGLYIADVVKYITGHAQLSKPFIEMDTATMEMVLSDHDCEKKACCPTCGAGAGAELDRMVGLDELIEIGLSAEVLVDEL